In the Paramisgurnus dabryanus chromosome 5, PD_genome_1.1, whole genome shotgun sequence genome, one interval contains:
- the LOC135732222 gene encoding cytosolic phospholipase A2 gamma-like, producing the protein MSASKLQISSEVRIGHTLNKHEEDFVRKRKQTVQQCLKKFGIDCPLDGLPKIALLGSGGGERAMLGLLGSLVELDKIGLLDCILYLSGISGSTWCMTSLYEESNWSTNLDSVKQKIIQRLKGPAVTWGDAISKLKKYYYEKDIFSLTDLWAVMIVTSSLNLINEHKVSEQQVGHDKDPLPIYTVTDKGFKQHHDGDPWFEISPHEAGYSLTGAFVDVSKFGCQFQDGCDSKIQPEKDMLYLQALCGSCIADEEYLWEKIRELFEHLFKEFFGERCEDKTPPIEIVYQVLMDVVEMNLLVLKGEDPSHLNDEIRAKLKELTEDTCQLVFQIETGDVKQQMMQYSLDVCDYLRNWFSIWPFDVCCSIIKCMAQWIWGRTYNFLYNMKDDGVPSVLQDSETRDFEDAGMLLNSPYMSVLREKRDVDLIISLDFSEGDPFLTVKTAAEMCRELKIPFPEVDILPVEYPKDFYVFKGHDKVPTVIHIPLFNTVNCGDDIKEWRKRYHTIQFPYSDDMIDPLLDVAGKNITNNKEKLLDEIRACIKKKYFSK; encoded by the exons ATGAGTGCCTCCAAACTCCAGATAAG CAGTGAGGTGAGAATTGGACATACTCTGAATAAACATGAGGAAGACTTtgtaagaaaaagaaaacaaactgTTCAACAATGTCTGAAGAAGTTCGGGATAGACTGCCCTCTG GATGGTTTGCCAAAAATTGCACTACTGGGTTCTGGAGGAGGAGAACGAGCCATGCTGGGTTTACTGGGATCTCTGGTTGAACTCGACAAAATAGGTCTACTGGACTGCATCCTTTATCTGAGTGGAATCTCTGGATCAACctg GTGCATGACGTCTTTATATGAGGAGTCAAATTGGTCCACTAACCTGGATTCAGTGAAACAGAAGATCATTCAGAGACTCAAAGGTCCTGCTGTAACCTGGGGTGATGCGATTTCCAAACTGAAGAAATATTATTATGAGAAAGATATCTTCAGTTTAACAGATCTTTGGGCAGTGATGATCGTCACTTCATCTTTGAACCTT ATAAATGAACACAAAGTTTCAGAGCAGCAGGTTGGACATGACAAAGATCCGCTTCCCATCTATACAGTTACTGACAAGGGATTCAAACAGCACCATGATGGAG ATCCCTGGTTTGAGATCAGCCCACATGAAGCAGGTTATTCTCTTACTGGAGCGTTTGTGGACGTCTCTAAATTTGGCTGTCAGTTTCAGGATGGCTGTGACTCTAAGATCCAGCCTGAAAAGGACATGCTTTACCTGCAAG CTCTGTGTGGCAGTTGTATCGCTGATGAAGAATACCTATGGGAAAAAATAAGAG AATTATttgaacatttatttaaagagtttTTTGGGGAAAGGTGCGAAG ATAAAACTCCACCTATAGAGATTGTTTACCAAGTGCTCATGGATGTGGTGGAAATGAATCTCTTAGTGTTGAAAGGCGAAGATCCTTCTCATCTCAATGATGAGATCAGAGCAAAGCTAAAAG AACTCACTGAAGACACATGTCAGCTGGTGTTTCAGATAGAAACGGGCGATGTTAAACAACAAATGATGCAGTACAGTCTGGATGTGTGTGATTATTTGAGGAACTGGTTCAGTATCTGGCCGTTTG ATGTTTGTTGTAGTATTATTAAGTGCATGGCTCAGTGGATCTGGGGCAGAACGTACAACTTTCTCTACAACATGAAAG ATGATGGAGTGCCATCCGTTCTTCAGGACAGTGAGACGAGAGACTTTGAAGACGCCGGTATGTTGCTCAACTCACCCTACATGTCAGTGCTGAGAGAGAAGAGAGACGTTGACCTCATCATTTCCCTGGATTTCAGTGAAGGAGATCCTTTCTTG ACAGTAAAGACAGCTGCTGAAATGTGCAGGGAACTAAAAATCCCTTTTCCTGAAGTTGATATACTGCCTGTGGAATACCCAAAGGACTTTTATGTGTTTAAAGGCCATGATAAAGTACCGACCGTGATCCACATCCCTCTCTTCAACACGGTCAACTGCGGAG ATGACATTAAGGAGTGGAGAAAGAGATATCACACAATTCAATTTCCCTACAGTGATGAtatgattgatcctcttctggATGTCGCTGGAAAAAACATCACAAACAACAAAGAGAAACTGCTGGATGAGATTCGAGCTTGCATTAAAAAGaaatatttttctaaataa